Proteins from a single region of Bos javanicus breed banteng chromosome 7, ARS-OSU_banteng_1.0, whole genome shotgun sequence:
- the LOC133251860 gene encoding endogenous retrovirus group K member 7 Pro protein-like, with product MAFWVTEITKKRPMKSILVSGKSIEGLLDTGADVSCISGKDWPNSWPTHTTANNLVGIGRAPTVAQSAKILDWQFEDTRGTFQPYMIPLLPFSLWGRDVLSQMGMLLFSPDDKVTLQMLQMGYDPSKGLGKQQTGITEPICPAPLKFRAGLGYPNF from the coding sequence ATGGCTTTTTGGGTAACAGAAATTACTAAAAAGCGTCCTATGAAATCTATTCTTGTCAGTGGCAAGTCTATTGAAGGGTTATTAGACACAGGAGCAGATGTTTCCTgtatttctgggaaagactggcccAATTCCTGGCCCACACATACTACTGCAAATAACTTAGTGGGCATCGGGAGAGCTCCTACAGTAGCTCAAAGTGCAAAAATTTTAGACTGGCAATTTGAGGATACCCGTGGAACATTCCAACCGTATATGATTCCTTTGCTGCCCTTCTCACTGTGGGGGAGAGATGTGCTGTCTCAAATGGGCATGTTACTTTTTAGCCCTGATGATAAAGTAACTTTGCAAATGCTACAAATGGGCTATGACCCTTCAAAAGGGTTAGGTAAACAGCAGACAGGAATAACTGAGCCAATTTGCCCTGCTCCTCTAAAGTTCCGTGCTGGATTAGGGTATCCAAATTTTTGA
- the LOC133251858 gene encoding olfactory receptor 7A10-like has translation MEPSNNTQISRFLLLGISKEAEIQSLIFGLFLSMYLITVFGNLLIILAVSLDSHLHTPMYFFLSNLSFVDICFTSTTIPKMLWNIRTQSQVITYEGCITQMYFYILFAELDDILLTVMAYDRYVAICHPLHYVVIMNLRLCGLLVLISWVLIALYSLLHSLMVLGLSFCPETQISHFFCELSQVVQLASSDNFLNNIVMYFAAVLMGVGPFAGILYSYSKIVSCICKITSAQGKYKAFSTCVSHLFVVSLFYFTALGVYLSSAATHTSHSSTVASVMYTVVTPLLNPFIYSLRNKDIKGVLKRFYFMPSLKDQIP, from the coding sequence ATGGAACCAAGTAACAATACACAAATTTCACgatttcttcttctgggaatTTCAAAGGAAGCAGAAATACAGTCCCTCATATTTGGGCTTTTTCTCTCCATGTACCTGATCACTGTCtttggaaacctgctcatcatcTTGGCTGTCAGCTTggactcccacctccacacccccatgtacttcttcctctccaacctgtctTTTGTAGACATCTgtttcacctccaccaccatcccaaagatgTTGTGGAACATCCGGACACAGAGCCAAGTTATCACCTATGAAGGCTGTATCACGCAGATgtatttttacattctctttgCAGAATTAGATGACATTCTCTTGACAGTGATGGCCTATGATCGgtatgtggccatctgccaccccctACACTACGTGGTCATCATGAACCTCCGGCTCTGTGGATTGTTGGTTCTGATATCCTGGGTGCTGATTGCCTTGTATTCCTTGCTACACAGCTTAATGGTGCTGGGATTGTCCTTCTGCCCAGAAACGCAAATCTCtcactttttctgtgaactcAGTCAGGTGGTACAACTTGCTAGTTCTGACAACTTTCTTAATAACATAGTGATGTATTTTGCAGCTGTCCTGATGGGTGTTGGTCCTTTTGCTGGTATCCTTTACTCTTACTCTAAAATAGTTTCCTGCATATGTAAAATCACATCAGCTCAGGGgaaatataaagcattttctaCCTGTGTGTCGCACCTCTTTGTTgtatccttattttattttacagcctTAGGAGTTTACCTTAGCTCTGCTGCTACCCACACCTCACATTCAAGTACAGTTGCCTCggtgatgtacactgtggtcacacccctgctgaaccccttcatctacagtctgaggaacAAAGATATAAAAGGTGTTCTGAAGCGATTCTACTTTATGCCAAGTTTAAAAGACCAAATACCCTAG
- the LOC133250514 gene encoding LOW QUALITY PROTEIN: uncharacterized protein LOC133250514 (The sequence of the model RefSeq protein was modified relative to this genomic sequence to represent the inferred CDS: deleted 1 base in 1 codon), whose translation MSQPLGYRVPRPPRPRKRKGPPLPSLPPPAQETPLTSEQLTSGIPDEQGMDPPTKQMSQLHIQDIAPPDPLPHKRRSGRLTQATRNASIPTWGQIKTLCHQARGITSLQGSPTSPEKMFIAMLALLSCQVSASSPTPEKYWAYFPDPPTLQVVTWNSDPLRVHTNQPQLLGGSYTSYTTDEYPINFNFTFRGLADDLPVCFNFPSDIESFIIPPKEGCVGASKKAVLTHSPASGIEHRGRLALGVLQARMPGALDPHELIIHRPPPGYPSCYNTEPSDAIWNTIDDRTGYPIWKSCTYRLRADYRIPGGGNYMIQDWSNSDLDRSPLPLDDFPSRFYNWKKDLVSWPLSITRWHNNRFVSPILSYTTKNRTSWQPEIWRALAATAPISLFRPNSNSTYSVLACVPSPYVFLFTNDSKRLNVHMNYSGGPNIVTCEQCMLSSCLTPQYNVCSFVVLKRPPYLMIPVSVHSYWYDNYGLAVLQQLQDLMRTRRFVGLLILGIAALISAITSVTVAAISLTQQVHTAQYVDSMSKNVSLALATQEAIDRKLEMRVDALEEAVIHIGTELQALKVKMALSCHADYRWICVTLLKVNETDFEWEKIKNHISGIWNSSDIGLDLGKLHNQIATLEHSRLDFTAAGTANDFFHAFSNYISGKNILSTFLGYATLAVLILLLIIILPCIFRILRQSIQRLATELHLAVLRNKKGGDAGSR comes from the exons ATGTCTCAGCCTCTCGGATACCGAGTTCCACGGCCGCCACGACCCCGAAAGAGGAAAGGGCCTCCTCTGCCTTCACTCCCCCCGCCAGCACAGGAAACACCACTGACATCGGAGCAACTGACATCGGGGATCCCGGATGAGCAGGGAATGGATCCGCCCACCAAACAGATGTCTCAACTTCACATACAGGATATCGCTCCCCCCGATCCTTTGCCTCACAAAAGGAGGTCAGGCCGCCTGACTCAGGCGACCCggaatgcctccatacctacttggggacaaataaaaacaCTCTGCCATCAGGCACGGGGAATAACCTCTTTGCAGGGCTCTCCAACCTCCCCTGAGAAGATGTTTATTGCTATGCTTGCCTTATTATCTTGCCAGGTAAGCGCCTCCTCCCCCACTCCTGAAAAGTATTGGGCTTACTTTCCAGATCCTCCAACCCTTCAAGTAGTTACCTGGAACAGTGACCCCCTACGGGTCCACACAAACCAGCCTCAGTTACTGGGAGGGTCATATACTTCCTATACCACAGACGAATATcctattaatttcaattttaccTTCAGGGGATTAGCAGACGACCTTCCTGTTTGTTTCAACTTCCCCAGTGATATAGAAAGCTTTATTATTCCCCCTAAAGAAGGATGTGTCGGAGCCTCTAAAAAGGCAGTTCTGACTCATTCTCCAGCCTCAGGTATTGAACACAGAGGGCGTCTAGCGCTTGGGGTTTTACAGGCTCGTATGCCCGGGGCCCTTGATCCCCACGAACTTATAATCCATAGA CCCCCTCCTGGATATCCAAGTTGTTATAATACCGAGCCTTCAGATGCCATATGGAACACTATAGATGATCGTACAGGGTATCCGATTTGGAAATCTTGTACTTATCGTTTAAGAGCTGATTATAGAATACCGGGAGGAGGAAATTACATGATTCAAGATTGGAGTAACTCAGACCTAGATAGGAGCCCATTGCCCCTTGATGACTTTCCCAGCAGATTTTATAATTGGAAGAAAGATTTGGTTTCTTGGCCTTTAAGCATTACTAGATGGCATAATAATCGATTTGTTTCGCCTATATTGTCCTATACAACTAAGAACAGAACCTCTTGGCAGCCAGAAATTTGGAGGGCCCTTGCTGCCACTGCTCCCATTTCCTTATTCCGTCCAAATAgcaattctacttattctgttttagcttgtGTACCCTcgccttatgtttttctctttactaatGACTCCAAAAGATTAAATGTACAcatgaattattcaggtggacctaaTATCGtaacttgtgaacaatgtatgctttcatcttgTTTGACCCCCCAATataatgtttgttcttttgttgtgTTGAAACGCCCACCCTATCTCATGATACCTGTGTCTGTGCATTCTTATTGGTATGATAATTACGGTTTGGCTGTATTGcaacaactgcaggatttaatgcgaacacgacggtttgtgggcttacttatcttgggaatagcagctttgataagtgcaattacttctgttactgtggcagcaatatcattgactcaacaagtacatactgctcaatatgttgattctatgtccaaaaatgtttctttagcattggcaacacaggaagctatagacagaaaattagagatgagggTAGACGCCCTAGAGGAAGCAGTAATACATATTGGGACTGAATtgcaggctttaaaggtgaaaatggcattgtcctgtcatgctgactaccggtggatatgtgtaacactcctgaaagtaaatgagacagattttgaatgggaaaagattaaaaaccatatttcaggTATCTGGAACAGCTCTGATATTGGCttagacttagggaaacttcacaatCAAATAGCAACCCTGGAACACTCCCGATTAGATTTTACTGCCGCTGGAACagcaaatgatttcttccatgctttctctaactacatttcaggaaaaaatattctgtctacctTCCTCGGCTATGCTACATTGGCTGTTTTAATTTTACTTCTAATAATAATTCTTCCTTGTATtttcaggattcttcggcagagcattcagaggctcgcgactgagctacatctggctgttttaagaaataaaaaagggggagatgcggggagccggtga
- the LOC133251859 gene encoding endogenous retrovirus group K member 9 Gag polyprotein-like: MNAISNIDASTQSGARYRRFEDEGSVNLDVWEKVGKQLKTYHAEHGSEKVPNDAFSLWNIIRNVLDPAPDSEKVHLKRDSEENAVVKPTPESKKVTFKEENEVEIVVKPEENEKNEDPPNYQQLRKMLAAMTTQEQLKDRDEKEDQPSPKGKENLDEITAKYSDEDRHLLNKDAPKGLRETSPVRPSAPKSLRETSPIRLYAPRDSQESFPVNPYVTSAYQTVQRAPEYRAENIKPMPLPPPPIPPPIPPPPIPPPIPSRTGPIKPTLLLPPPYRSGKIPKSIPRRQTSSAPGEKFDPQLQACFPLIFDNDEREQKAIDWEPVSFQLVKELKNACISYGPKAPYTMQLVENLAGQCLTPREWKSIARACLSGGHFILWKSEYDDLARIYAFSNQNGDFTHITEPILLGQADYPSYDEQMKLDRTTIQQVADCAFTAWRSLPDGKASGAALSDIKQKSEEPFEDFVSRLSEAVQRIISDSEAAKLLTKHLAFENANSTCQAILRPLRRTGSLIDYMKQCADVGPSVLQGVAIAAAITGNSYQQAVQSFFTNKNKPSQSDLNNQSKNAFPKTCFSCGQEGHTSHYCPQRTPGSYLPNPAQPAVSAPQNPAPPPMNARSLCPRCQKGYHWARDCRSRLHRNGALLGPDQQSGNGLRGQPQAPTTIGAASLNQFIPFVPSQSSSEQPQAAQDWISVPPPQQY, encoded by the exons ATGAATGCTATCTCAAATATTGATGCAAGTACCCAAA gtggcgcccgatacAGGCGTTTCGAAG ACGAAGGCTCTGTTAACTTAGATGTctgggaaaaagtaggaaaacagctAAAAACTTACCATGCAGAACATGGCTCAGAAAAGGTGCCTAATGACGCCTTTTCCTTATGGAATATTATTAGAAATGTCTTAGACCCTGCCCCAGATTCAGAAAAAGTACATCTTAAAAGGGATAGTGAAGAAAATGCTGTAGTTAAACCTACCCCTGAATCTAAAAAAGTAacctttaaagaggaaaatgaagtcGAAATTGTAGTTAAacctgaagaaaatgagaaaaacgaaGACCCGCCTAACTATCAgcaactaagaaaaatgttagcagccATGACTACTCAGGAACAACTTAAAGATAGGGATGAGAAAGAAGATCAGCCTTccccaaaaggaaaagagaatttagATGAGATAACAGCTAAATATTCCGATGAAGATCGGCATCTCTTAAACAAAGATGCCCCAAAAGGCCTAAGAGAAACTTCCCCTGTCAGACCATCAGCTCCAAAGAGCTTAAGGGAAACGTCTCCCATCAGGCTATATGCCCCCAGGGATTCCCAAGAGAGCTTCCCAGTTAATCCATATGTAACTTCTGCATACCAAACAGTTCAAAGAGCTCCGGAGTACAGAGCAGAGAATATAAAACCTATGCCATTGCCACCTCCTCCCATACCACCTCCCATACCACCTCCCCCCATACCACCTCCCATACCAAGCCGTACAGGTCCTATTAAACCCACATTATTGCTGCCACCTCCCTATCGAAGTGGGAAAATTCCAAAATCGATCCCACGGAGACAGACCTCTTCTGCCCCTGGCGAGAAATTTGATCCCCAGCTTCAGGCttgtttccctttaatttttgaCAATGATGAAAGAGAACAAAAGGCTATCGACTGGGAGCCTGTTTCTTTTCAATTggtaaaagaacttaaaaatgcaTGTATTTCATATGGGCCTAAAGCCCCATATACAATGCAGCTAGTAGAAAATTTAGCAGGTCAGTGCTTAACACCTCGAGAATGGAAATCAATTGCTAGGGCCTGCCTGTCCGGAGGACATTTTATACTTTGGAAATCTGAATATGATGATCTCGCTCGTATATATGCTTTTTCTAACCAAAATGGAGACTTTACACATATCACTGAACCTATATTACTTGGTCAGGCCGACTACCCTTCGTATGACGAACAGATGAAATTAGATAGGACTACTATACAACAGGTGGCTGATTGTGCCTTTACTGCCTGGCGCTCATTGCCCGATGGTAAAGCATCAGGTGCCGCTCTATCTGATATTAAACAAAAGTCAGAAGAGCCATTTGAAGACTTTGTCTCACGACTCTCAGAAGCTGTCCAGAGAATAATTTCTGATTCTGAGGCAGCTAAACTGTTAACAAAACACTTGGCCTTCGAAAATGCTAATTCTACCTGCCAGGCTATATTGCGCCCTCTTAGAAGAACTGGATCTTTAATTGATTATATGAAACAGTGTGCAGATGTAGGACCGTCAGTGCTACAAGGTGTTGCGATAGCTGCAGCAATAACAGGGAATTCTTATCAGCAGGCAGTCCAGTCCTTTTTTACTAACAAGAATAAGCCATCACAAAGTGATCTCAATAACCAAAGCAAGAATGCATTCCCTAAAacttgtttttcctgtggccaggaGGGACACACTTCTCATTACTGCCCTCAAAGAACACCCGGTTCTTATCTACCTAATCCGGCCCAACCAGCTGTGTCTGCTCCGCAAAACCCTGCCCCTCCGCCCATGAATGCTAGGTCTCTTTGCCCTCGCTGCCAGAAAGGATATCACTGGGCAAGGGACTGCAGGTCAAGACTCCACAGAAATGGAGCCCTTTTAGGCCCTGACCAGCAGTCGGGAAACGGGTTGAggggccagccccaggccccgaCAACGATTGGGGCAGCCTCACTGAACCAATTCATTCCCTTCGTCCCGTCGCAGAGCTCATCAGAGCAACCCCAGGCAGCGCAGGACTGGATCTCAGTTCCACCACCTCAACAATATTAA